The sequence AGAATTGGCAATAATTCATTACTGTAAGGTAACTTTTGAGATTTGAATAAAATGGCTGGTGTTTGTAGCACTGCCCACAGCCAGTTTGCAGATGAGAACTAATATGTAATATGTCTGGAGCAGATGGATAGAAGAGAAGGGCATAGCTGcatataaggagagagaaaagtatTGTGTAGACTCCATTACAAAGGAAGAAGGCAAAGATGCATGAGTACTTCTGATGATCAATTCCCACTTCAAGGAGTGGTTGAGAGGCAGTGATTATATCACAGAGAGAATGTACAATGTGAATTAAAAATCAATTGCCCTTATTCAGTTTTTTGTTGTAAGAGTGGCCATTGCAAGACTGGAGTGAGGAAATGAAGGGCATCTAAACGTGAAGCAgctaaataaaaaaagtaattcaaatTCAAGATAAGGAACGACTGTAAATTGTAGCTGTGATAAAAATGGAGCTAGAAAGGTAGCAGTCTGCACTGCATCTGCAGAAGTCTAGAGACCTGGGAATCTGTAGAAATAAGAATTTCAGCAGTCAGAAAGGAGAGTAAGAAGTTTCTAACACAGCCAAAGAATGAGGGTATTTAATATTGGTCATGTAATGTGGAAGGATTTGTTTGTGTTGCCTATGTGGATTTAATTAAGTCATAATCAAGTGAAATCCTAGATGGCTTTACTTAACATTCAGAATGATGAGCTGAATTCCAGACAACTGACAGCTTAGAGAAAAAGCTCATTGCTCTTGCAATGAATTAATGAATACAAATTATCtaaaaaagcatcagaaaggGAGAACATTGTAATGCTGGCATTACTCATCTGGTTGATAGTTAATAGCTGGCATTACTTATCTGGTTGATAGTTTCATTTATGAGATAAAAAGTAACATACACAGTTGTTTGCATGCAAATCTCAAAGTGAAAGAGTTTGAAGAATTCTTTAATTCAggaattaagtttttttttttttttcagttaagatACGTATTAGTATGCTATTTTGGATCTAGCAGTATAGACAAGAGAGGGATTTCAgtgtttaatattaaaaagcTGGGATTGCTTTATAGTCAGGACTCAaaagatggaaggaaaataaatggatCAAAGAGAGGATGCTATCTGCTTAAAAGTAATAGGGTTGGCAGTAGCAGGGGCAGATGCCTCAACAAATTAGAGAGATGTTTTCCAAAGGCTACagtaggaaggaaaagcaattgCTTTAAATGCTAACCTTAAGCTACCTGTGACTTGTTCCTTAGATCTccaaatgtaaattaaaatgaaacaaacatatTAACTTACATTAACCTGaatacttcttaaaaaaatacttgagTTTTTCTGATGTATAAGTAGTAGTTTGGCATTCATTTATTCAATATGTTGACAGTGGCAGTAATCCCACACAATCTCTTATTTCTGAAATCTGGGCGATTTGCTTGGATATTACTCTTAAAACATTTGAGCCAGTGTTCTTTCTTGAGAAAAATCTAAAAAGCATTGGCCTTGCTGAATTAGTGGGAGGCCTGGAAGTGTTAAGCTAATTGAATAGTGAAATAAATGAGGAGAAGAGGTGATGTCCAGTTGCTGCTCTAGAGGCCTGGTGTAAGGTAGGGTCTATGGGGGGGTATAGAGAAGCAGCCCTCATACATGTGCCAGCAGCAGGTGGAGAAAATTCCTAATTTCTGGGCAGCAGACACGAGCCCAGATCATGTGAGCTTCTTTCTGTTAGAACACACctcatttgcttttccaaagCATAAAGTCATCAGCATCTTTAATAAAATGTTCTGTGCGTCCAGGTATGCTTAACTTCTAACTATTCTTTGATTCTAGCTGACATTAACAAAGCTCTCTTAGCCAAGAGGAAAAGATTAGAAATGTATACAAAAGCCTCACTCAAAACCAGTAACCAGAAGATTGAACATGTTTGGAAgacacagcaggagcagaggtaACATTTACCCTTGGTTTTGAGACCTGTGATGTCTGATACTATAAGCAGagcaaattggaaaaaatgAGATGGAAAAACTGTAAGACTTGCAGCTGTCTTTTTGGTTTTATATATTTGAAGCTTGTGTTAACCAAATATTGTTTACATAGAAAGACTACAGCATCATGAACTAAAGAATGagctaatgatttttttttcattataagcTTGTTAATGCCACGATCTGTAATTTGGTTAGAACAGTAAATCTGTAAAATGCTGACAATTCTGCTGAGaaaattttgttgtttgtttgttttgatctGTTTCATCTATCAGTGCTGTCTCACTATATGTATAATAAGTACTTATGTGTGAgtgttccttttttatttttctaaaacatgGTGTTCAGTTAGGGACAGATTcaaaatagccttttttttttttttttaataaattcatgCTAGCTCCTATTCCATGCATGTAGAACCTTTATCTTTCCTTGTCATTCTTCAGAGTGTTTGTAGTACTTACAGCCAACATCTGCTTATAGGCAGAAGCTCAATCATGAGTTCTCCCAGCAGTTCCTgactgtatttcagcagtgggatgcagatgtgcagaaagcagaggaacaggaagaaaaactaGCGGTGCGTTTCCAACATGGGATGTGTTTCACAGTGTATTATTGACCCCCAGTGTCACAGTTTCAAGCGCAACAGGACAGGGGCACCCTTttggggagaaggaaagaaaaatcacccGATTAAGGAGAGATAACAAATTTACTACAAATGGTAAAAGAATGTAAGATGATGATAAGAAGGAGAGTTACAATTAATCTCTCaaatgggagagaaaggaaggctaTGACCGCGCTGCTGCTCGCTGCACTGCCAGAACCAGGAAGCCATGTCACCCCCATCACCCAGAATTGTAGATCATGTGGAGGCCCTTGGGAAGTGTAGTGTATCTTCCTCTTGGAGAATCAGAACTCATGTGAGACTGCTAGAGAGCATGAGAGTAGGAAACACAACTGTACAGTGTACTATGCCTCTACACCCAATAGCCTGACACGTGAGGCTTCACAAGGCTTGTGAggggcttggagaatatgccctatgaggagggactgaaggaactggggctgtttagtctggggaaaaggaggctctCTcccaatacctgaaaggtgccTACAACAAGAGCAGGGTTGATatcttctcactggtgacaggacaaggggaaacggcctgaagttgtgccagggtaaatTTAgcttggatattaggaaacacttctttacagaaagggttgtttaacactggaataggctccacagggaggtggttgagtcaccatccctggatgtgtttaaaaactgtttggatgtggtgctcagggacatgatttagcagagggatgttagagtagtatggttaggttgtggttggactagatgatcattaaggtcttttccaacctcagtgattctatgatgtcatGATATGGAATACTAATATAGCTAGGTCACCCAAACATGTAGAGATGTGAAAATACTGTATGCAGTTCAGACAAACACGTAACTCTTCAGAATTTCATTCAGCTTTGGTGGCTCAATAAATTTGAGAATATATttcaaagtgaagaaaagtGAAGTACTTTATTGCAAGTTTATGAATGGGAATAAATGAAGCCCTAAGCTTCGTATGGCTTGAGAAAAGCTGAGGtgatttcagtgaagaaactgATGTGCTGATTCTGAGCCTGCACAGACTTTGCTTGGGAAGAACAAAGGAGTACAGGAAAGCGTATCTAAGCATACATTGCTTAAAAATATGTCTCCATGCAGTAAATCTATGAGAATTTCATGATTAAAGGAGACAGTGGAATGCAATCACATGCTATTGGTGAATTTGTACCCCCACTGTGTTTGCAAGTTCAGCACACCTCCCTGGAATACTCTCAAATACTGTGTTGGCCAGCTGTTCTCATAGGATGCCACAGACTTCCTTTTGGAAAGGCCTGCAGGTGACAGTTCAAGGCTTAATCCAATCTTTAGTCCTTTTATTAATAAGAACAAGGATAACTGTCCAGGCAGGTATCTCAATTCTATGACCCAGATTATCAGTGAAGGTACAATCTTTTCATTCTGATAAATGATGACCAGTGCTGCTGTCAGAGTACTTTTGGTCAActaacagcattattttttttttctttttgtttctgcttcagaaTATGTTTCGTCAGCAACAAAAAGTTTTTCAACAGGCAAGAATAGTTCAAAGTCAGAGACTGAAAACTATTAAGCAACTGTATGAGCAATTCTTAAAGGTACagtaagttttcattttagaagaCAGCTGATCCTAATCACATCACTTAGGAAAGCTGTAGTAATCCAGTCTTTGTGTAATTCTTGTCTTCATGCTAATTAGTTCTCTTTccttatttgtttaaaaatatgagTTGTTCTTTctaaatacatacacacactgTGCCTGTATATAAATGCTTTAGTTAAGTGTTTTCTTGCAGGGGTCTGATGGGCTTTCCTGTTTCAAATATTTAAGTAGAACCTCAAAGCATGCTTTCTAACCCAAAACTTTATATATATTAGTCAAATCATCAGGATTCTGTCTCAGCAGTCCCTCAAGTTTTTTGTACGTGTTGAAAAAAGTTGAAGTCAGCCATAAGTGAAAGTCAGtcataaaattaacattttatgcTGTAATTTACTGCTTCTAATACTGCTGGCACATGCATTCTCCATGAGAATTTGATGtcaggttgctttttttttcttctcgtGAACCTTtctagctgctgctgcttcttgcaAGGAAAATGCCCACAAATGACttgtaattcttttaaaattacgtaattattgttgtttttcttactgcttccttttcctctttgatCCCTAACCAACACTGATTTGAAAGGGTTTTCCTTCCTATAAGCTGGTACAAAAAGGTAAATATTTACTCAGAAACTAACTTGAAGAATCTGACAAATAATGGCTTTTGGTGCAAATAGGTCTCGCAGGATGGTCTCCGCTCAGTCTTgtttcatcacagaatcacagaatggccagggttggaagggacctcaaggatcatgaatctccaaccccccctgccacatgcagggccaccaccctccccatttaatactagaccaggctgcccgggccccttccaacctggtcttgaacacctccagagatggggcatccacaacctctctgggcagcctgttccagcacctcaccactctctctgtaaagaatttccccctgacatccaacctaaatcttccttccctcaacttaaaaccatttccccttgtcctgcagttatcaaccctttcaacgagttgattcccctcctatTTATAGGCTCCCTCTAgttctgaaaggctgcaatgaggtcaccctgcagccttctttctccaggctgaacaagcccagcttcctcgtcctgtctttgcaggagaggactggctgagggagctgggcttgttcagcccagTTTAACTTTCCTGTTGATTTATGAATAGCTTTTGCATTTGCTAGCATTCCCTACAAATATAATTTTCGACACTGCTGACATAACGTGCTGTATTTTAAACACATAAATAATTATcagccttttttaaaaaagtggcTGACATGCTagacagcaaacaaaaaatgactGAGTACTGTTACTCCAAATTtggtttttaataaaaaagacaatTGCTGAAAGTCATCTGGTCTAACCAGCAGCTGATCTAACAAGACTACTTAAGAGTCTTTTGATTATCTCTAAAGATGGTAACTCCAGAGCccctctggacaacctgtttcATTGCTCAGTCACCCTGTCAGTGAAGAAGTCCCTCCTGATGTTGAGAGGGGGGTACCTCTTGTGTGCCAGCCTGTAGCCTACTAACCTGTCTCTGGATGCCACTCGAAAAAGCCTGGCTCTGTCTTCTCCATCCTTCTCAGTTACATATAGAGTCTGATGAGCTCCCCTAGagctcctcttctgcaggctgaacagtcccagttgTCTTCCTTTCCTAACTGTCCTGTTTTGAAATTTGCTTATTATGGTATGTTTTTTCACGTCAGGCAGCTTTGACAAATAAATTTGAAACAGAGCAACTCTTTGATAGTTGAAGTTTACATTATAGGGCATTACAGAGATGTTAATAAACAATAACCATTTTAAAAGGTCAAAACATCTTcagcaaagattaaaaaaaaacaaaaaaacctgcagtTTCTCTCCTCAGAGAAGATCAAAAGGTAAAAGTCAAGCCTCAAATATGCTTAACTTTAAGTACAAGTCAAGGAAAATGCAGCAATGTGCATTCAGTTAGGCAAACTATATGAGCAAAAGGGAAGATAACCAGTGAGCCTTACCTTAGTTTATTTAGAGTGAAATGTGCAAAGAGGAGGAAACATAACATTTTCTGTAGTTGTTGCTTCAGGTCTCCAAGGTTGTCATGATATCAAACTGTACCACCCCATACTTCCTGACAGGTATGTCTAGACTTGTAGAATTCTCATCTTTATTGAAATGCAGGATAGTAGCTTACACCTGGCAGATGCTGAGTGGAAAGGACTGTTTTTGTCACAGGGTATGTGTTGTTTAAGCAGCGGTGTAGATTGGAGTCCtatacaattttcttttccaagttcATGACAAAATTCATGTGTAATTATCAGTGACTACTACTGCTATAAAAATCAAACTGTAATCTGAATAATGGattgtctgtttttaaattgtacTTTTGATATTGAGCAGTTCTGAATTAAGATTATCCTTAACTTCAGAGCATGGAAGACctagagaaaaacaatgaaactcTTCTAGCTGGCGCACAAAATGAACTTCGCAAAGAAATGGCTATGCTACAGAAGAAGATTATGATGGACACTGTAAGTAGTTATAAAGAACTttgttaaatacaaaaatagaaCATTCTATAAGAAGTCATTAGACATTCATTTAATTAGATTAAGGAATCATTGGTATGGCATCTGTTCAGAATAATCTCCTTTTCTTgtaacagcaacagcaggagaTGGCAACTGTTCGCAAGTCTCTTCAGTCCATGTTATTCTGATGGCTCAATGGAGAAACAACTTGTACCTAAGTAACACGATACAAGTATAGGCGTTAGCCATAAAGAACTTATCTTAAGATTTAAGTGTTTTAAAGTTCCTATTAAATACTTTAATGGATTGTTCTAATCTTGTGTCTGATAATGTTGTAAGAGGGTATATTAGTAAATTTGTTATTAAGGGGAACAAACCTATAACCAATTGTGGTGTGCCCAATTAATATTCACTTTCATTAGCAGTGGACTGTTCGATTGCTTCACTTTTTATAATGCTCAATTGAAACAACAGgtaaaatgaatggaaaaaaaaaaaaatgaagttttgtaTAGTAACTTAACAAATCTGGGTACACTGCAAATAGAAGCCTTTTACAAAAGCCACAGCTTCGAGACTTTCATAGTTTCAACATACAGCCTCCAGACCTGTCAGTAAAGTTCACAGATTATGAAAGGTGGCTTAATGATGTATGTTATGGTAAATGAAACATGAGGTCTTCTGTCAGGccactgtgatttctttttacCAATAAGAGATGTATCGACTGCTGTAACTTGTCcaaaaagcagatttctttAATTGAACAATGAGCTTAGTACCACAGCTTTACAGGACATCTGCTCAAGTAAGCGTAACTGAATATTACTGCATGCATTTTGGGTTATATATTTTTGCACACCTCTGCTGAGGTAATGCAGCTCGCTTACTTGAAATGGAATATTAATTTTTGCAGTTTCAAATGATTAGCAGTTCAGGGAGGTCCATTTTAagaataaagcatttttcatttatgcaTCTCATTACAGCCAATGATTATAAATTAAAACAGCCAGCCTAGCTTGCAtgtagtttgtttttcagaacgTCATTACGCTTGAACATCCACTCTTACAAATTAGGTAGTTCCTAAAATATGTGTTAGGTTTTATGTAATAGTAGATAACACAAAAACCACCCACACAAGCAGATCTGATTAGTTTAAAACAATGTATTTCAAAACCAGACCGTACAGCTTCTTATCTGCAGCTAACTAGGATTTTTAGTTCAGAACCAACGTATCTGATGACTGCTCATCAGTGCTAGGAGCCAGATCAGTGATAGCTAATTTacagaaaattcagtttgtAGGTTGCAGCTGAAATTGAGCAAGTAGCCTGTATGGAGCTGTCTTGTTTTGTGTCAGATGGCACTCAGGGACAgagcaaacacagaaattacATTGCTAGAATGATGCATGAGGTAGTATGGGGTCCATGGTGAGTATCAGATAACTAGCAATGCTAATTTTAGCTGTGGTGTTCAGCCTCTGTCCTTTAAGGATAATTAGATGATGCTATGCAATACAGTTAACATGTTTTGCTTCCACTCTTCTATACTGGATTACTTGTTGCCATTACCTCTTGTTTCTGGCTTTCCAAACGACTTCTGCACTTGTTTTCTGCCACTTCCTTAGCTCTACCATAACTTAATAACTATTTATACCTAGTACTATACTACATTTTTGAGGTCTTGGGAACACGTTGCACAGTATTTTCTGTCCTATTTCTCAGGCAGGCTTTCTGAATTCAGCAGCTAGGAAGCTGCAGTGTAATATTTTTGCAACAGATAATAGCATTCTTTATTATACAATTCAGTAACACCTTTATGAACGTAAAGCTCAGCTACATGGCAGCAAGTAAAAGTGACAACATGTACATTCAGCAGCTTCtcacaaaaataatattaatgtaTTACCTCTTTAAAGGAGCTTGAGCATTTAGGTTTTGTGTGCAAATTGTAATTTGCTAGTACAGACAGTAAGCTACTTAATTCATCTTTTCactaatgaaaagaaaaaaggctgatATTAGGACTGACCTTCTATTTTGTAGAGTTTTACTATACATAGGTTTTAGTTCCTTATAGTTTTGTTTGGGTAAAGTACGGTGACAGTAACAAGATAAATTAGATTACAACGGAAATTAATACAAGCAACAGCAAACATACTTCAGAGGGAATTAGTTACACACAGGTAGGTTGCATTGTCATATTCGAGTGTGTTGCATTGTCACAGTCTAACAGACATTAAAGTTCAAGGAACTTAATCATTTGACTTACACAGTTTCACAGATAAAAATTAGGGTAGGTGAAGCTACAGTCCTCCAGTACCCAGCTGCCCACAGCCTAGATTATGGGTACATTGAGGCAAACCTTATTATAATCACA is a genomic window of Meleagris gallopavo isolate NT-WF06-2002-E0010 breed Aviagen turkey brand Nicholas breeding stock chromosome 1, Turkey_5.1, whole genome shotgun sequence containing:
- the SYCP3 gene encoding synaptonemal complex protein 3, encoding MLERFGADINKALLAKRKRLEMYTKASLKTSNQKIEHVWKTQQEQRQKLNHEFSQQFLTVFQQWDADVQKAEEQEEKLANMFRQQQKVFQQARIVQSQRLKTIKQLYEQFLKSMEDLEKNNETLLAGAQNELRKEMAMLQKKIMMDTQQQEMATVRKSLQSMLF